Proteins from a single region of Halichoerus grypus chromosome 13, mHalGry1.hap1.1, whole genome shotgun sequence:
- the MTRFR gene encoding mitochondrial translation release factor in rescue, which translates to MSPSAGFRWPAALARICAAPRGLRPREKRALLAPPAAVPTVQAAGRKDRPAPPPLDETELEEQFVKGHGPGGQATNKTSNCVVLKHVPSGIVVKCHQTRSVDQNRKLARKILQEKVDIFYNGENSLLYKEKQEAERKKQERKKRAKETLEKKKLLKELWESSKNVH; encoded by the exons ATGAGTCCCTCGGCCGGCTTCCGCTGGCCTGCAGCCCTGGCCAGAATCTGCGCCGCGCCGCGGGGCCTCCGGCCTCGGGAGAAGCGGGCGCTGCTCGCCCCGCCGGCGGCGGTCCCCACGGTCCAGGCGGCGGGCAGGAAGGACCGCCCCGCTCCGCCTCCCCTGGATGAGACGGAACTTGAAGAGCAGTTTGTGAAAGGGCACGGCCCCGGGGGCCAGGCCACCAACAAAACCAGCAACTGTGTGGTGCTGAAGCACGTCCCCTCGGGCATCGTCGTCAAG TGCCATCAGACAAGATCGGTTGATCAGAACAGAAAGCTCGCTCGGAAAATCCTACAAGAGAAAGTGGATATTTTCTACAATGGTGAAAACAGTCttctttacaaagaaaaacaggaggcagagaggaaaaagcaagagaggaaaaaaagagcaaaggaaacccTAGAAAAAAAGAAGCTCCTGAAAGAACTCTGGGAATCCAGTAAAAACGTCCACTGA